In Musa acuminata AAA Group cultivar baxijiao chromosome BXJ3-9, Cavendish_Baxijiao_AAA, whole genome shotgun sequence, a single genomic region encodes these proteins:
- the LOC103997993 gene encoding ferredoxin--nitrite reductase, chloroplastic: MASSTSLQHFAPPARTSPRRESARRRLTVTAAVIPATEAATAGVAEERLEPRVEEREGGYWVLKEKYREGINPQEKVKLAKEPMSLVLEDGIRELAAKSMEEIDATKVHKDDIDVRLKWLGLFHRRKHQYGRFMMRLKLPNGVTTSEQTRYLASVVEGYGEDGCADVTTRQNWQIRGVTLPDVPAIMQGLGRVGLTSLQSGMDNVRNPVGNPLAGIDPHEIVDTRPYTNLLSAFVTANSRGNPAVTNLPRKWNVCVVGSHDLYEHPHINDLAYMPAMKDGRFGFNLLVGGFFSPKRCAEAVPLDAWVPSDDVIPVCKAILEAYRDLGTRGNRQKTRMMWLIDELGIEAFRSEVERRMPQELLERASAEELVQKEWERRDYLGVHPQKQPGLSFVGLHIPVGRVQASDMFELARLADEYGSGELRLTVEQNVIIPNVDDARVEALLDEPLLKERFSPEPPLLMKGLVACTGNQFCGQAIIETKARAMQVTEEVEKRVSLGRAVRMHWTGCPNTCGQVQVADIGFMGCMTRDAEGKVCEGADIYLGGRIGSDSHLGDLHKKAVPCKDLVPVVVDILVEHFGAVRREREEDEEEEQLGGN, encoded by the exons ATGGCGTCCTCCACATCCCTGCAGCACTTCGCTCCTCCTGCCCGGACCTCCCCGCGGCGCGAATCCGCGAGGCGGAGGCTGACGGTCACGGCGGCCGTCATCCCTGCAACTGAGGCCGCGACGGCTGGGGTGGCGGAGGAGAGGTTGGAGCCGAGAGTGGAGGAGAGGGAGGGCGGCTACTGGGTGCTGAAGGAGAAGTACCGGGAGGGGATCAACCCGCAGGAGAAGGTGAAGCTGGCGAAGGAGCCCATGAGCCTGGTGCTGGAGGACGGCATCCGCGAGCTGGCCGCCAAGTCGATGGAGGAGATCGACGCGACCAAGGTCCACAAGGACGACATCGACGTCCGCCTCAAGTGGCTCGGCCTCTTCCACCGACGCAAGCACCAGT ACGGGCGGTTCATGATGCGGCTGAAGCTGCCCAACGGCGTGACCACGAGCGAGCAGACGCGGTACCTGGCGAGCGTGGTGGAGGGCTACGGCGAGGACGGCTGCGCCGACGTGACCACCCGGCAGAACTGGCAGATCCGGGGCGTCACCCTCCCAGACGTGCCGGCCATTATGCAGGGCCTCGGCCGCGTTGGCCTCACCAGCCTCCAGAGCGGCATGGACAATGTGCGCAACCCCGTCGGAAACCCCCTTGCCGGCATCGACCCCCACGAGATCGTCGACACCCGCCCCTACACCAACCTGCTCTCCGCCTTCGTCACCGCCAATTCCCGCGGCAACCCCGCCGTCACCAACTT GCCAAGAAAATGGAACGTGTGCGTCGTGGGCTCGCATGATCTCTACGAGCACCCGCACATCAATGACCTCGCCTACATGCCTGCCATGAAGGACGGGAGATTTGGCTTCAACCTGCTGGTGGGCGGATTCTTTAGCCCCAAGAGATGCGCAGAGGCTGTGCCGCTCGACGCTTGGGTCCCCTCCGACGACGTCATCCCCGTCTGCAAAGCCATCCTGGAGGCTTACAGAGATCTCGGTACCAGAGGCAACCGGCAGAAGACTCGCATGATGTGGCTTATCGACGAACTC GGCATAGAAGCGTTCAGATCGGAAGTGGAGAGAAGGATGCCGCAGGAGCTGCTGGAGAGGGCATCCGCAGAGGAACTGGTGCAGAAGGAATGGGAACGAAGGGATTACCTCGGCGTCCACCCCCAGAAACAGCCCGGCCTCTCCTTCGTCGGCCTTCACATCCCGGTGGGCCGGGTGCAGGCGTCCGACATGTTCGAGCTCGCCCGCCTCGCCGACGAGTACGGCTCCGGCGAGCTCCGCCTCACCGTGGAGCAGAACGTCATCATCCCCAACGTCGACGACGCGCGCGTGGAAGCGCTGCTGGACGAGCCGCTGCTGAAGGAGAGGTTCTCCCCGGAGCCCCCCCTGCTGATGAAAGGGCTGGTGGCATGCACCGGGAACCAGTTCTGCGGGCAGGCCATCATCGAGACGAAGGCGAGGGCGATGCAGGTGACGGAGGAGGTGGAGAAGAGGGTGTCGTTGGGGCGAGCGGTGAGGATGCACTGGACCGGCTGCCCGAACACCTGCGGGCAGGTGCAGGTGGCCGACATCGGCTTCATGGGGTGTATGACCAGGGATGCGGAGGGGAAGGTGTGCGAGGGGGCGGACATCTACTTGGGTGGGAGAATCGGGAGCGACTCGCATCTGGGAGACCTGCACAAGAAGGCGGTGCCGTGCAAGGACTTGGTGCCGGTGGTGGTGGACATCCTTGTGGAGCACTTCGGCGCCGTCCGCAGGGAGAGGGAAGAGGACGAAGAGGAGGAGCAGCTCGGTGGAAACTGA